GTCCGAGTAGAGGTCGATCGCGTCGGTTCCGTCGATCCGCAGATCCGTCATGTGGTACGACTGATCCGCGAACGCCACGCTCTCGGCCCACGCGCGCTGCTCTTCGATCCAGTGAGTGAACTCGTCCGGCAGGTCGGTGAACCGCGCGAGTCCGAGATCGCGAAGGAGGTCGACCGTGCTGTCGGCGTCGTCGAGTGCGTCCTGTAACGTCGTGGCTGACATACGTGTACGTCAGTCAGTGTGTGCAGATCGAGATAATTCTTTACAAAAAATTGTTTACTCTATTGTGGATTGTTATTTTCAGATGTCTTCGCGATCGGCGGCACTCACGTTCGTTTGCTCGCGGGCGAACCCGACAGTATACTTATTTCGATCCCGTAGGTTGATGTCACTATGCACACGTCGACCGGGGGTCGATCTACCGATGAGTGACGTACAGACGGACGTTCGTGCGTACACGCTCCGGTTAGAACTCGTCGATGAGCCGGGGGAGCTCCTCCGTTCGCTCCGTCCGATCGCCGAAAACGGCGGGAACCTATTGTCTATCTTTCACGAACGGGGGAACGTCACCCCGCGCGGGCACATCCCCGTCGAGGTCGATGTCGAAGCGACGCCCGCTCGGTTCGAGAAGATCATCGACGGGCTCAGAGACGCCGGAATCAACGTTATTCAGGCGGGGACCGAACGGTACAGCGAAGGCCTGACGGTGATCCTCTCGGGACACGTGATCGACACCGATCTCTCCGATACGCTCTCTCGGATTCAAGAGTCGGCGAACGCGTCGGTGACGGACCTGTCGCTCGCCGCACCGGAGGGGACGGCGAACGTGTCGAGCGCGCGGATTTCGATCGCGGCGGAAAAAGGTGCGACTGACGTGGTACTGGACAAAATCCGAGCCGTCGCGGACGAGAAAGAGCTTCGACTCGTGGAACCGCTCGCGAATTGACTCTCGCGTCCGACGCCGACCGTCGCGGAGAACAGACTCAGTTCGGAAGCGTCAGTTCCGAGGGCACGGCGACGTCGTCTTCGATCGCACCGATCCGCTCCAGTTTCGTTCCATCGATCCGCGTCGCCTCGATGAGCGCCCGGAGTTTTCCAAGCGAAATCTGTCCCGGCGCGTAGTCGCTGTCGTCGTCCAACAGCGGGGCGTAGCCGAGTTTCGAGCCGTAAATGTGGCCGACGACGCGGGTGTGGCTCCCGGTCTCACCCATCGCGATTCCGGCGGCGTCAATGCCGGATTGGGTGGATTCGTGAAGCGCCGAGAGGAGAACGAGCGTGTCTGAGAGATCTTGCGGGTACGTCGCTACCTTCGCGATGTCGCCGTAGTGTGCGCACTGATCGATGATCGCCGTGAGAATCTCTTCGTCGGGCGTCGAATCGAAGTCGTGATGAGAAATGATGAGGCCGACGTCGTTGTCGCGGAACTCATCGAGGATCCACTCTTTCGCTCGGGCGGTCTCCAGTTCGATGTCAACGTACGCGACACTGTCGAAACGCGATGCTGCGAAAAGCGTATCCAAGCGTCCGGTGTCTTTCGCTTTCCCGCCGAACCACTGGTTTCGGTTCGTCGCGATTATGGGAAGTTCGCCGTCGTAAGAT
This DNA window, taken from Halobellus sp. LT62, encodes the following:
- a CDS encoding amino acid-binding protein, which gives rise to MSDVQTDVRAYTLRLELVDEPGELLRSLRPIAENGGNLLSIFHERGNVTPRGHIPVEVDVEATPARFEKIIDGLRDAGINVIQAGTERYSEGLTVILSGHVIDTDLSDTLSRIQESANASVTDLSLAAPEGTANVSSARISIAAEKGATDVVLDKIRAVADEKELRLVEPLAN
- a CDS encoding type I 3-dehydroquinate dehydratase; the encoded protein is MRIDDFALAATTNDLTREQDAREAADIVEFRIDKAENPIEQLESYDGELPIIATNRNQWFGGKAKDTGRLDTLFAASRFDSVAYVDIELETARAKEWILDEFRDNDVGLIISHHDFDSTPDEEILTAIIDQCAHYGDIAKVATYPQDLSDTLVLLSALHESTQSGIDAAGIAMGETGSHTRVVGHIYGSKLGYAPLLDDDSDYAPGQISLGKLRALIEATRIDGTKLERIGAIEDDVAVPSELTLPN